From one Electrophorus electricus isolate fEleEle1 chromosome 20, fEleEle1.pri, whole genome shotgun sequence genomic stretch:
- the itih3a.1 gene encoding inter-alpha-trypsin inhibitor heavy chain H3a — protein MATVRITLLLCITLSLCIPSGSYGAVLVSGGTAQQGSGGSTNRLIKKRSVSSEMEVHSVKIDCNVASRFAHTVMTSTALNKANVSQEVFFEVELPKTAFITNFSMEIEGKTYVGEVKEKEKAKKQYEKAVSSGQTAGLVKASGRKMEKFSVSVNIAAHSGVTFTLTYEELLQRRFGNYEIMIRVKPKQLVQEFQIVADIHEPQGIAFLDAYGTFITNELLPLVEKTVTDKKAHVSFSPTIDQQRKCPDCDGTLIDGDFFIKYDVKRTQGIGDVQIVNGYFVHFFAPSDLPQVPKNVIFCIDVSGSMYGKKIMQTKEALLSILKDLPENDYFGIVIFSNDINVWRPYLSQATPENIQLAQKFIMSLQAGGGTNLHDGVIKSIEMLYKEMKTNSLADNSVPMIILLTDGVPNTWPRDLPQIQESIRDAIGGNITLFCLGFGYDVDYPFLDVLAKQNNGLARRIYEDSDAVLQLQGFYDEVASPLLSEVHFNYPDNTVSALTGSYFKQLFNGSEIVVAGRLNDIAMNDFPIEVSALGFQNDFVVKGQASTQERKTTFPDEEYIFGDFTERLWAYLTIQQLLDKKDKGSAEERVNATAEALELSLKYNFVTPLTSMVVIKPQKEEKPEDALIADKLTEVDGDPHFIIELPDQNDALCFNIDEKPGTIFNLVKDPLTGIVVNGQTIGDKKVDPGTRVNTYFGSFGIIHDKFGIRLMVSTQKILVSDHGKVARLFWSDNTSVKGPNMDLQVTKDRSLTVSLRNSVKFVIILHKVWKKHPYHQDYLGFYTLDSHFFSQSVHGLIGRIATEP, from the exons ATGGCTACAGTCAGGATCACACTGCTGCTTTGCATTACTCTGTCTTTGTGCATCCCGTCAGGGTCTTATGGTGCAGTTTTGGTCTCAGGAGGCACCGCGCAACAG GGAAGTGGCGGCAGCACCAACAGACTCATAAAG AAGCGAAGTGTGAGCAGCGAG atggAGGTGCACAGTGTGAAGATAGACTGTAACGTGGCGTCTCGATTCGCCCACACTGTCATGACCTCCACAGCTCTGAACAAGGCCAACGTCTCACAGGAAGTGTTCTTCGAGGTGGAGTTGCCCAAGACGGCCTTCATCACCAACTTCAGCAT GGAGATTGAAGGTAAGACATATGTTGGAGAAGttaaagaaaaggagaaagccAAGAAACAGTACGAGAAGGCTGTGTCTTCTGGACAGACCGCCGGCCTGGTCAA GGCTTCCGGCAGAAAGATGGAGAAGTTCTCTGTGTCCGTGAACATCGCAGCCCACAGTGGTgtcacattcactctcacatATGAAGAGCTCCTTCAGCGTCGCTTTGGCAACTATGAGATCATGATCAGAGTCAAACCCAAACAGCTGGTCCAGGAGTTTCAG ATCGTAGCTGACATACATGAGCCACAAGGCATCGCCTTTTTAGATGCCTACGGCACATTCATCACCAATGAACTACTTCCCCTAGTGGAGAAAACTGTCACTGATAAAAAG GCCCATGTGTCCTTCTCTCCAACTATTGACCAGCAGAGAAAATGCCCAGACTGTGATGGTACCCTCATAGATGGAGATTTCTTCATCAAATATGATGTGAAACGGACCCAAGGCATCGGTGATGTTCAG ATTGTAAATGGATACTTTGTCCATTTCTTTGCCCCATCTGATTTGCCACAAGTGCCAAAGAATGTGATTTTCTGTATAGACGTTAGTGGGTCCATGTATGGAAAAAAGATTATGCAG ACCAAAGAAGCCTTGCTGTCCATCCTGAAGGATCTACCTGAAAATGATTACTTTGGCATTGTGATTTTTTCTAATGACATTAATGTATGGAGGCCATATCTGAGTCAAGCCACACCAGAGAACATACAATTAGCCCAGAAATTTATTATGTCTCTACAAGCAGGTGGTG GTACTAATCTTCATGATGGTGTAATAAAATCCATAGAGATGTTGTATAAAGAAATGAAGACCAACTCCCTGGCAGACAACAGTGTCCCTATGATCATTCTATTGACTGATGGAGTCCCAAATACAT GGCCTAGAGATCTTCCTCAAATCCAAGAGAGCATTCGTGATGCCATTGGCGGAAACATTACGCTGTTCTGCCTGGGCTTTGGCTATGATGTGGACTACCCTTTCCTTGATGTATTAGCCAAGCAGAACAATGGCTTGGCTCGCAGGATCTATGAGGACTCAGATGCAGTACTTCAGCTGCAG GGATTCTATGATGAGGTGGCAAGCCCCCTTCTATCAGAAGTGCACTTCAATTATCCGGACAACACGGTCAGTGCACTCACAGGCAGCTACTTCAAGCAGCTCTTTAACGGCTCTGAGATCGTGGTCGCAGGTCGACTGAATGATATCGCCATGAATGACTTTCCAATCGAAGTGTCTGCTCTGGGG TTTCAAAATGACTTTGTAGTGAAAGGTCAGGCCAGTACTCAGGAGAGAAAGACTACATTCCCCGATGAAGAGTACATCTTTGGGGACTTCACTGAGCGTCTCTGGGCATATCTGACCATCCAGCAACTCTTGGACAAGAA AGACAAGGGCTCAGCTGAAGAGAGAGTGAATGCCACAGCTGAAGCCCTGGAGCTCTCACTGAAGTACAACTTTGTCACCCCACTCACCTCCATGGTGGTCATCAAGCCCCAGAAAGAAGAAAAGCCAGAGGATGCTCTCATTGCTGACAAGCTGACTGAGG TTGATGGAGATCCCCACTTCATCATCGAGTTACCAGATCAAAACGATGCACTGTGCTTTAACATTGATGAGAAACCAGGCACTATCTTCAACCTGGTCAAAGATCCACTAACAG GTATTGTGGTAAATGGCCAAACCATTGGAGACAAGAAGGTGGACCCTGGAACCAGGGTGAACACCTACTTTGGGAGTTTTGGGATCATTCATGATAAGTTTGGTATCAGACTGATGGTTTCCACGCAGAAGATCTTGGTGTCTGACCACGGCAAAGTGGCGAGACTCTTCTGGTCTGACAACACCTCTGTCAAAGGCCCCAA CATGGATCTGCAGGTTACCAAAGATCGCAGTCTAACTGTTAGCCTGAGGAACTCCGTGAAGTTTGTAATCATCCTGCACAAAGTGTGGAAGAAGCATCCCTACCACCAGGACTACCTGGGTTTCTACACCCTGGACAGCCACTTCTTCTCACAAAGTGTCCATGGTTTGATTGGTAGGATTGCCACAGAACCTTAA